In the genome of Streptomyces violaceoruber, the window GGCTCGCCCATGGCCAGGGAGACGGCCCCCGGCGGGGCCGGAGCGAGGGCCGGGCGGCGCGAACGGCGGCGCAGTTCCGCGATCCGGGAGGCCGGCGGGGTGGCGATCATCGGGCCACCACCGCGCGGTCGGGGCGCGCGGCGAGGATGCGCCCGCGGAGCGCGTCCTCCTTCTCGGCGACTCCGCCGACCGCTTCCACGGCCTCGCGCACGCGTCGCCGCGGTACGACGACCACGCCGTCGGCGTCACCGACGAGCACGTCGCCGGCCTCCACCACCATGCCGCCGACGGCCACCGGGCGTCCGACGGCTCCGGGCCCGTCCTTGAAGGGCCCGGCGGGGGTGATCGCCCGCGCGTACACGGTCAGGCCCATCTCGGACAGGGCCCGTACGTCGCGGACCGCGCCGTCGACCACGGCGCCGGTGACCCCGGTGTTCACCATGATCTCGCCGATGAGGTCGCCGACCAGCGCGCGGGTCGTGTCCCCGTGGCCGTTGACGACCAGGACGTCGCCCGGCCTGGCCTCGTCGAGCGCCCGGTGGACGGCGAGGTTGTCGCCCGAGCGCACGTCCACCGTGAGGGCGTTGCCCAGGAGGGCGGCGCGTTCGGTGAGCAGCCGGATGCCGCCGTCCATGACGGTCATCCGCTCCAGCGCGTCGCCGACGTGGGCGGCCGGCACCTCCCCCAGACGGCGCGTGTCGGCCGCGGCAGCGC includes:
- a CDS encoding RraA family protein; this translates as MFIAAATDGVSVAPSWDRAAAADTRRLGEVPAAHVGDALERMTVMDGGIRLLTERAALLGNALTVDVRSGDNLAVHRALDEARPGDVLVVNGHGDTTRALVGDLIGEIMVNTGVTGAVVDGAVRDVRALSEMGLTVYARAITPAGPFKDGPGAVGRPVAVGGMVVEAGDVLVGDADGVVVVPRRRVREAVEAVGGVAEKEDALRGRILAARPDRAVVAR